A region of the Candidatus Eisenbacteria bacterium genome:
GTCACGCGTGGTCGGACAGGTTCGCGCGGTGGACGGGATATCATTCGACGTGCAACGCGGCGAAGTGCTGGGACTGGTGGGAGAGAGCGGCTGCGGCAAGACCACCGCAGGGCGCTGCATCCTGCGGCTCATCGAGCCGACCGCGGGCAGCGTTCAATTCGAGGGTCGCGAAATCCTGGGGCTGTCGCGCAAGGACCTGCGCGCACTGCGGCGCGAGATGCAGATCGTCTTTCAGGATCCCTACTCGAGCCTCAATCCGCGGCTCACGGTGGGCAGCATGCTCAACGAGGCACTCACGATCCACCGCCTCGCCAAGGGCCAGGCGGCGCGCGATCGCGTAGCGGAACTGCTGACGCTGGTGGGACTGGCGCCCGACCACGCGCGGCGCTATCCGCACGAGTTCTCGGGCGGCCAGCGCCAGCGCATCGGGGTGGCTCGGGCCCTGGCGGTGAATCCCAAGCTGATCATCGCGGACGAGCCGGTGTCGGCGCTCGACGTGTCGATTCAGGCGCAGATCGTGAATCTGCTCCGGGACCTCCAGCAGAAGATGTCGCTGACCTACGTATTCATCGCCCACGACCTCTCGGTGGTCGAGCACATCAGCAATCGAGTCGCAGTCATGTACCTCGGCAAGATCGCGGAGCTTGCTCCGGCCGCAGCGCTCTACCTAGAGCCGCGGCATCCGTACACGGTCTCGCTGCTGTCGGCGATCCCGATCCCCGATCCACGGCGCAAGAAGCAGCGCATCGTGCTCAAGGGTGACGTGCCAAGCCCCGCCAGGCCACCCTCGGGGTGCCGCTTCCATCCGCGCTGCTTCATGGCGCAGGAGCGCTGCCGCATCGAGGAGCCGACGCTGCGCGAGATCACGCCCGGGCACTGGTCGGCGTGTCACTTCGCGGAGAGCGTGCCGGCGGAAGCGGCCAAGATCGGCACCGTCGGGGCGGGGACTGAAACCTAGCACCCCGGCCGCTTCGAGCGATCGCGAGCGACTTTCCCCATCCATGCCGAATGCTCGGGCGAATTGACCCCCTGCGCGAGACCGGGAACTACAATCGCCCGACGCTGGATCTACTCCACTGGCTGAGATCACGAAGGCAATGATCTGCAAAGCAACGAATTGCGCGGACGGGGTCGAGCTGAAGTGCTGGCTTCGAGCAGCGTGGCACCTGGCTTGCGGTGTTAGTTCCTCGAACGCCGATCCGGCGGTTGCGGACCGGCAACGACATCGCAACACCAGGTTGTTCCCTGTTCGACTCGTGATTGGCCGGCTGTGGGCTGATCCCCCTATCGCGAGCGAAGGAGTCTTACGGACCGGTACACGGTCGATACGGGGAACTTTTTAGGGCTCCGCCAGCGGCACATGCCTCCCAGCTAGACACCCGAGGCCGCAGCGGAGCCCATGACTTTTCGTCCGGAGTTCGTCGAGGTGCGTGTTCGTTCCGCGCCTCCGATGTCCGCGGTCGCTCGAGACCTCCGGCTCTCGCGCGTTGATTCGCTCCGCAAGCCCTGTTAGCTTCGCAGCTTCCATGGGATCCGGTGCGGCTCGGCCGGGCCGCCTTTCGGGTCGCACCCTTGCGGAGAGCGAGCGAACCTCACGTGCCACGCGAAGCCCTGGGACTCATCGAGACCCGTGGGCTGATCGCCGCCATCGAGGCGGCGGACGCGATGTGCAAGACGGCGTCGGTCCGTCTGGTTCGCTACGAGAAGATCTCCGGAGCGCTCGTGACCGTCTGCATTCGGGGCCCGGTGGCTGACGTCGAATCCGCGGTGGAGGCCGGCGCGCGAGCGGCGGCGCGGTTGGGAGCGGTCGTCGCCCACCACGTCATTCCGGCACCCGATCCGCAACTCGAAGACCGACTCGCGGGACCCGCGCGCTGAACGGCGGCCCGATTCCACTGGCAGGGAGGGCGGCATGCAGGAAGAGGCTCTGGGACTCATCGAGACCCGCGGGTTCGTGGCGATGGTCGAGGCGACCGACGCGATGGTGAAGGCGGCACGGGTTCAGCTGGTGCATTACGAAAAGATCGGCGGCGGCTACGTGACCGCCGTGGTACGCGGTGACGTCGCCGCAGTTCGCGCCGCGACCGAAGCAGGTGCCGCCGCCGCCGCCCGCGTGGGTGAGGTGGTTTCGGTGCACGTGATTCCGCGCCCGCACGGCCAGCTCGAGGACGCGCTGCCGATCGGCCGCGCCGCCGCTCCGGCCAAGAAGTAGCGTTCGATGATTCTCGCGCAGGTGCTGGGGACCGTCGTCTCCACGCGCAAGGACCGCGGCCTGGTGGGGCTCAAGCTGATGCTGTGTCGCGAGCTCGACGCCACGCTGAAGCCGCTCGGCAACTACGTCGTGGCGGTGGACGCGGTCGGTGCCGGCACCGATGAAGTCGTGCTGGTCGCGAGTGGTTCGTCGGCGCGCCTCACGGAAGCCTCAAAGGACAAGCCGGTCGACGCCGTGATCACGGGGATCGTGGACGTGGTCGAGGTCGGGGGTCGCGACGTCTACTCGAAGCGTGAAGGTGTGACGGCGTGAGCCGCGAGACGCTCGGCACCGCGCTCGATGCCCGCCGCATCAGCGGGATCGTCGCCGAGGTGCTCGAAAAGCTCGATCGAGGCTCGGCGTCCGCCGGCGGGAGCGCACCGCTCGGAATTCATCCAGACCTCGACACGGCCGTCCGCGCCGCGCGCGATTCGTTCAAAGCCTTCGACGAGGTGCCGCTCTCGACCCGTCAGGCGGTGATCGACTCGATCCGCTCCACGCTCGCCACCCAGTATCGGACGCTCTCCGAGCTCGCGGTCGAGGAAACCGGGTTGGGGCGCGTCGACGACAAGATTCTCAAAAACCGCCTCGTCACCGAGAAGACGCCGGGCACCGAGGACCTCGCGCCGATCACCTGGACGGGTGACCACGGCCTGACGCTTGCCGAGCGGGCACCCTATGGCGTCATCGCGGTCATCACGCCGGTCACCAATCCGAGTGAGACCGTGATCAACAACGGCATCTCGATGATCGCGGGCGGCAATACCGTGGTGCTGTGCCCACACCCGAACGCGCGCCGGGTCTCGAATCTGACCGTCGATCTCATGAATCGTGCGGCGCGCAAGGCCGGTGCTCCGCTGCCGCTGATCCACTCGGTCGACGAGCCGACACTCGAGGTCGCTCAGGCGTTGCTGCGCTACAAGGGTATCCGACTGAACGTGGTCACCGGCGGTCCCGCAGTGGTGCGCGAGGCGCTGGCCGCGAGCAAGAAGGCGATCACCGCGGGGCCCGGCAATCCGCCCGCGGTGGTGGACGAGACCGCGGACCTCGAGAAGGCCGGACGCGATCTGGTGATGGGCGGCTCGCTCGACAACAACATCATCTGCACCGACGAGAAGGAGATCGTGGTGGTTTCGGTCATCGCCGATCGTCTCAAGGAAGCGATGGCGCGCGCGGGTGCGGTGATCCTCGCGCCGCATCAGATCGAAACGCTGCGCCGGGTGGTGTTCGAGAAGGAGCAGGGGCCGCGAAAGTACGCGATCATCCAGCGTCGCTTCGTCGGCAAGAACATCGACGTGATCCTGCGCGAGGCCGGAATCCCGTGCGATCCGACCAAGCGCATGGCGGTGTGCGAGGTCGACGCCGATCACCCGTTCCTGTGGACCGAGATGATGATGCCGATCATGCCGCTCACGCGGGTCCGAACCGCCGACGACGCGATCGATTTCGCGATCGAGGTGGAACAGGGCAATCGGCACACCGCTTCGATGCACTCGCGCAACATCGAAAAACTCTCGCGCATGGCACGCGAGTGCGACTGCTCGATCTTCGTCAAGAACGGTCCGAATGCCGCGGGACTGGGCTTCGGGGGCGAGGGACCGACCAGTTTCACGATCGCGAGCCCCAGCGGCGAGGGCATGACCACGGCGCGCAGCTTCACGCGCTTCCGTCGTTGCAGTCTGATCGACTCGTTCCGGATCGTGTGATGAACGTCTCCATTGCAGCCATCGAAACCAGCTCCATCGCACAAGGTGCGGTGGTGGGCGACGCGATGGTCAAAACCGCCGAAGTCGAGCTGATCGAGGCCCGCACGCTCTCGCCCGGCAAGTTCTGGGTCCTGATCGGTGGGGGTGTGGCCGAAGTTCGCGCAGCGCACCGGCGCGGACTCGACGCGGCGGCCGAGACGCGACTCGACGATCTGCTCATTCCGCAGCTTCATCTGGATGTCATGCCGGCGCTCAAGGGACGTGTGACGGGCCCCGATCACGACGCGCTGGGCGTGATCGAAACCCTGACCGCAGCGGCCACGATCGTGGCCGCCGACCGAGCCAGCAAGACTGCCGGCATCCTGTTGCGCGAAATTCGGCTCGCGAACGGTCTCGGGGGCAAGGGCTTCGTGACGCTGTCGGGCGATGTCGCGAGCGTTCAGGCTGCGGTCGAGGCCGGCAAGTCGGAGGCGCAGCGTGGCGGGCTGCTGGTGCGCGCGGTCGTGATTCCGCGACTTCACGAGCAGATGAAGTCGCGGCTGTGGGTGCGGTGACGCCATGCACTTCGCGCGCGTGATCGGCACCGTCGTCTGCACCGAGAAGGTGCCTTCGTGGCGCGGCCAGCGACTCCTGATGTTGCAGCCGACGACGCCCGGCGGTGAAGACCTGGGCCGCCGCGTGGTGGCAATCGATCTGGTCTCGGCCGCGCCGGGTCAACAGGTGTTCTACGTGCGCGGCCGCGAAGCAGCGACCGCGCTTGCGAACCCCGACAATCCCGCCGACGCCGCGATCGTGGGTATCGTCGATCAGGTCAGCGAGTCCGATGCTCCGGCGGGAGCTCGAGCCTGATGCAGATCGCGCGCGTCATGGGGGAGGTGGTCGCGACCACTCACCACCGCGATCTGGATGGGCGCAAGCTGTTGCTCGTGCAGCCGGAGAATCCCGACGGCTCCGCGCGTGGGGGCCGCGTGATCGCGGTCGACGCGTCTCAGGCGGGGGTCGGGGATCGGGTGCTGGTCGCCGACGAGGGGAATGCCGCCGCCCAGGTGCTGGAACGTGGCCGCGGTGCGATCCGCACCGTGATCGTCGGGATCATCGACGATGTGGCCGGGGGATGAGGTCCGTGCTACTGTCCCCGGCCGAATCGCGCTCCGCCGCGCCCCCGATGCGGCGCGGAGCGATTGCTCCGCGCAGTGACTCAGCGTTCTGACCGGGAGGGCCGCACCATGACCAAGGCTGACCTCGTCGAGCAGATCGCCATTGATACGGGCGTTTCGAAGAATCACACCGCCCTGATCGTGGACGGAATGCTCGACGCCATCTGCCGTGCGTTGAGCGACGGGAAGCATCTCGAAATCCGGGGATTCGGCACCTTCAAGGTGCGCGAGCGCCGCGCTCGCCGAGCGCGCAATCCGCGCAGCGGTACCGAAGTCATGGTGCCCGCGAAACTGGTGCCCGTTTTCAAGCCGAGCAAAGAACTCAAGGCTCACGTGGTCGAAGTCGAGACCCCCGAGCCGGTCGCAAGCTAGACCCCTAGGGAGGAGTTGGAATGGGATCGGGTAAGAAGCGCAAGCGTAAGAAAATCGCGACGCACAAGCGTAAGAAGCGCCTGCGGAAGAACCGCCATAAGAAGCGCGTCCGCTAGTGATCGTCGCGCCGGCTCCCCGGAGGAGCCGGCGCTGCGCCTCGTCGGCCGCGCGTGGGAGACGCGCGGCCGATGGATCTTCGAGCCCTCCAAACGCAGTCGCAGTGGTGTGCGCGAATTGCGCTGGCCGGGGCGTCAGCCGCCCGATCCCGGGGACTTCTGTGTCGCCGAGCTCGACGAGGAGGGGATCTACCACCTCGTCGAGTTGCTGGGTGCCGATGATCGACCCGCGTGGGACGACGTGGCGGTGGTCTCGCAATTTCGACTGCCGACCCGCTTTCCGCGCGAGGTCCTCGATGAGGCGTCCGCGTTTCAGGAACCCGACGATGCGGAGCGCCAGGGTCGCGAGGACCTGCGCGACTCCTGGTGCGCGACCATCGACCCCGAGGACGCACGCGATCACGACGATGCCCTCTCGCTGACGCCCATCGGGCGCGGGCGTTCCGAGGTCGGCATCCACATCGCCGACGTCTCGCACTACGTCCGCCCCGACACGGCGCTCGACCGCGAGGCGCTCGCGCGTGGAACCAGCTGCTATCTGCCGGGCGGTGTCGTGCCGATGCTCCCCGAACACCTGTCGTCGGAATTGTGCTCGCTGCTGCCCGATCGAGATCGGCTCGCGGTGTCGGTGTTCGTGACGCTCGACTCGAAGGGTGAACTGCACGGAGTTCGGTTCGCCGAAACCGTGATCCGGAGTCGCCAGCGGCTCGACTACGGCCGCGTTCAGGCGG
Encoded here:
- a CDS encoding dipeptide ABC transporter ATP-binding protein is translated as MADPLLRVRDLVKHFPIKKGLLSRVVGQVRAVDGISFDVQRGEVLGLVGESGCGKTTAGRCILRLIEPTAGSVQFEGREILGLSRKDLRALRREMQIVFQDPYSSLNPRLTVGSMLNEALTIHRLAKGQAARDRVAELLTLVGLAPDHARRYPHEFSGGQRQRIGVARALAVNPKLIIADEPVSALDVSIQAQIVNLLRDLQQKMSLTYVFIAHDLSVVEHISNRVAVMYLGKIAELAPAAALYLEPRHPYTVSLLSAIPIPDPRRKKQRIVLKGDVPSPARPPSGCRFHPRCFMAQERCRIEEPTLREITPGHWSACHFAESVPAEAAKIGTVGAGTET
- a CDS encoding BMC domain-containing protein, with amino-acid sequence MPREALGLIETRGLIAAIEAADAMCKTASVRLVRYEKISGALVTVCIRGPVADVESAVEAGARAAARLGAVVAHHVIPAPDPQLEDRLAGPAR
- the eutM gene encoding ethanolamine utilization microcompartment protein EutM translates to MQEEALGLIETRGFVAMVEATDAMVKAARVQLVHYEKIGGGYVTAVVRGDVAAVRAATEAGAAAAARVGEVVSVHVIPRPHGQLEDALPIGRAAAPAKK
- a CDS encoding EutN/CcmL family microcompartment protein is translated as MILAQVLGTVVSTRKDRGLVGLKLMLCRELDATLKPLGNYVVAVDAVGAGTDEVVLVASGSSARLTEASKDKPVDAVITGIVDVVEVGGRDVYSKREGVTA
- a CDS encoding aldehyde dehydrogenase EutE, yielding MSRETLGTALDARRISGIVAEVLEKLDRGSASAGGSAPLGIHPDLDTAVRAARDSFKAFDEVPLSTRQAVIDSIRSTLATQYRTLSELAVEETGLGRVDDKILKNRLVTEKTPGTEDLAPITWTGDHGLTLAERAPYGVIAVITPVTNPSETVINNGISMIAGGNTVVLCPHPNARRVSNLTVDLMNRAARKAGAPLPLIHSVDEPTLEVAQALLRYKGIRLNVVTGGPAVVREALAASKKAITAGPGNPPAVVDETADLEKAGRDLVMGGSLDNNIICTDEKEIVVVSVIADRLKEAMARAGAVILAPHQIETLRRVVFEKEQGPRKYAIIQRRFVGKNIDVILREAGIPCDPTKRMAVCEVDADHPFLWTEMMMPIMPLTRVRTADDAIDFAIEVEQGNRHTASMHSRNIEKLSRMARECDCSIFVKNGPNAAGLGFGGEGPTSFTIASPSGEGMTTARSFTRFRRCSLIDSFRIV
- a CDS encoding BMC domain-containing protein encodes the protein MNVSIAAIETSSIAQGAVVGDAMVKTAEVELIEARTLSPGKFWVLIGGGVAEVRAAHRRGLDAAAETRLDDLLIPQLHLDVMPALKGRVTGPDHDALGVIETLTAAATIVAADRASKTAGILLREIRLANGLGGKGFVTLSGDVASVQAAVEAGKSEAQRGGLLVRAVVIPRLHEQMKSRLWVR
- a CDS encoding EutN/CcmL family microcompartment protein yields the protein MHFARVIGTVVCTEKVPSWRGQRLLMLQPTTPGGEDLGRRVVAIDLVSAAPGQQVFYVRGREAATALANPDNPADAAIVGIVDQVSESDAPAGARA
- a CDS encoding EutN/CcmL family microcompartment protein — encoded protein: MQIARVMGEVVATTHHRDLDGRKLLLVQPENPDGSARGGRVIAVDASQAGVGDRVLVADEGNAAAQVLERGRGAIRTVIVGIIDDVAGG
- a CDS encoding integration host factor subunit beta; translated protein: MTKADLVEQIAIDTGVSKNHTALIVDGMLDAICRALSDGKHLEIRGFGTFKVRERRARRARNPRSGTEVMVPAKLVPVFKPSKELKAHVVEVETPEPVAS